Proteins found in one Cyprinus carpio isolate SPL01 chromosome B10, ASM1834038v1, whole genome shotgun sequence genomic segment:
- the LOC109053651 gene encoding transcription factor Ovo-like 2 isoform X2 — MERVQPSHSSLPPALASAPLNKARESSGSSEFLCSVCHKVFPLQRMLTRHLKCHSMIKRHPCRFCGKGFNDTFDLKRHMRTHTGIRPYRCDLCEKAFTQRCSLESHLRKIHGVRQQYAYRQRRSKIFVCEDCGFTSSRPDEYFLHVRQQHPGSPALRRYYRKHMLESPSQHSITPFMLYPAAGLYM; from the exons ATGGAGAGAGTTCAGCCGTCACACAGTTCTCTTCCTCCTGCACTGGCCTCAGCGCCGCTCAACAAG GCGCGTGAATCCAGCGGCTCGTCAGAGTTCTTGTGCTCCGTGTGTCATAAAGTGTTTCCTCTGCAGCGCATGCTGACGCGTCACCTCAAGTGCCACAGTATGATCAAGAGACACCCCTGCAGGTTCTGCGGGAAAGGCTTCAACGACACCTTCGACCTGAAGAGACACATGAGAACACACACCG GTATCCGTCCGTACCGGTGTGATCTGTGTGAGAAAGCCTTCACGCAGCGCTGCTCTCTGGAGTCTCACCTGCGGAAGATCCACGGCGTGCGGCAGCAGTACGCTTACCGCCAGCGACGCTCCAAGATCTTCGTGTGTGAGGACTGCGGCTTCACCTCCAGCCGACCGGACGAGTACTTCCTCCACGTCAGACAGCAGCACCCAGGCAGCCCGGCCCTGCGCCGTTATTACCGCAAACACATGCTGGAGAGCCCTTCGCAGCACAGCATCACCCCCTTCATGCTGTACCCCGCCGCCGGACTCTACATGTGA
- the LOC109053651 gene encoding transcription factor Ovo-like 2 isoform X1 codes for MERVQPSHSSLPPALASAPLNKVKHLQILRVWSCIFRKLICLSLCFQARESSGSSEFLCSVCHKVFPLQRMLTRHLKCHSMIKRHPCRFCGKGFNDTFDLKRHMRTHTGIRPYRCDLCEKAFTQRCSLESHLRKIHGVRQQYAYRQRRSKIFVCEDCGFTSSRPDEYFLHVRQQHPGSPALRRYYRKHMLESPSQHSITPFMLYPAAGLYM; via the exons ATGGAGAGAGTTCAGCCGTCACACAGTTCTCTTCCTCCTGCACTGGCCTCAGCGCCGCTCAACAAGGTGAAGCACCTGCAGATCCTCAGGGTTTGGTCCTGTATCTTCAGGAAGCTCATATGTCTCTCGCTCTGCTTCCAGGCGCGTGAATCCAGCGGCTCGTCAGAGTTCTTGTGCTCCGTGTGTCATAAAGTGTTTCCTCTGCAGCGCATGCTGACGCGTCACCTCAAGTGCCACAGTATGATCAAGAGACACCCCTGCAGGTTCTGCGGGAAAGGCTTCAACGACACCTTCGACCTGAAGAGACACATGAGAACACACACCG GTATCCGTCCGTACCGGTGTGATCTGTGTGAGAAAGCCTTCACGCAGCGCTGCTCTCTGGAGTCTCACCTGCGGAAGATCCACGGCGTGCGGCAGCAGTACGCTTACCGCCAGCGACGCTCCAAGATCTTCGTGTGTGAGGACTGCGGCTTCACCTCCAGCCGACCGGACGAGTACTTCCTCCACGTCAGACAGCAGCACCCAGGCAGCCCGGCCCTGCGCCGTTATTACCGCAAACACATGCTGGAGAGCCCTTCGCAGCACAGCATCACCCCCTTCATGCTGTACCCCGCCGCCGGACTCTACATGTGA